The Erigeron canadensis isolate Cc75 chromosome 1, C_canadensis_v1, whole genome shotgun sequence genome segment CTATCTTGTCTACGtatatatcttatcttatcGAGTATATTTAGATAAGATCtcaaattttgataatttaataatttaatttaataatttaataataatctaCAAATGACATAAAAAGtactaaatatatgaaaaatttaCAACTAAGCAAAATGCATATttatcatttaaataaaaaatactatcTAGGATTTTACATATTCCCTCTTTGTTATATAGAGAAGATTTGAACCAATCATCAATAGATGGATTGGTATATGGTGGAACGTTAGACTGagaggtcttgagttcaaatCATGGTGTGAACAAAATGTTCTCAGGAATGGAGACAAAGGTTTTCTCAGTATGGGTTTCCTCTGAAATTGGATTTGAGTATATGAAGAGACATGCCCCTGAATCCAAATTTGccgttaaatatatatatatatatatatatataagatttgaatttggttcatttttaaatcaataattCAATTTCGACCTTTCTCAAACTAAGACGTCATCAAATTTCAATCTACTAGTAAGCAGTAATAACATCATTTCTTTAACTCCTTATAAAGTATATTAGAGTtctcatattttaaaaaattcaacacttttttatatccataatactcttatttcttaatcctaattcccctatacacctaatctatactgTATAACAAAACAACTTTTAAAGaagaattatctaaaatatcattaaatatctccattaactttttatatcaattacctttacatcaattatcaacaccactcgacgccgcctccaccaccaacagtcaccCCACTACCACACCGTTACCGTcacaaccaccgccgcattgcgcaggtactGTACTAGTCTAACATCATTTACTTTTCTTTCTATCGCATTTCTTATActccttttttctttctaagAGATGAGTGTTTACAAATCTAATACTAAATTACTAACAAAATGGCTTACTCGGGAAAAATCCTGTAGATACATATCCAAGATTCGAACTCATATATAATGATTAACCCACTCATTCCACTGGATCTTTAAACAAACCAGTcaattttataatacatttcTCTAAAAGTAACTAAATATCAAGACTAATCATGAGGATGAACACTACCCTACGCACCACTCCCATTTATTATATATTCGTTATATCTATATACGTGAATTCAGGCCGGTGAGTGCCCGTATTTTTCTCGATTTGCTAGCGGGATCTCTTTTTGTCATTCCTTTTTTGAgtacaaattttattataaaagcaTCTCCTCGTGGTTATGATAGAATTTTGCTGGAAAACGTTTACTTTCGTAAAGTATAGAAAACACATatcaaactaataatataattcCATCCATATTCTGCTTTGGATTTTAGAACATTTCGCACTTGAGTGCATAATAGAAAACAAAGTGTAACAGCTAATCAATATTATCTTATATGATACACATAACCGGATTTATACTAATAACTCATATTTTGTCTAATATCCATGGCTTTTTACTATAGATTTCGTTAACAATAGCCTCTAGTGTTATGGCTGAAACGCATAAAATATAAAGgttcattatcatttttaagATGTAATGGTTAGCAAATTTATCAGGCAAATTCGCAAAATGAAATTGTCACACCTATAAGTTGTTACATTTGGTCCTCGGTGCAAATGATTGAGGTGAGTTGCCTGGTACTTTCAATAATAGGGAGATCATAGGTTTAAGTTCCGCATCCGATAAATAATTGGGGTTCCATGTTGAGCTTGAGAATTGTTTTCTCGCCTTTGGTGAGTTTCCTTTTACGGGAAGTGGAGATAATCGGTTGGGCCAACGAGGAGTCGAGGATCTCAATTTGCcattaaaaatataagattaaTAAATTAATGTAGAGAAAGAATCCACTGATAATCAAATCATGGGTAAGAGGAGGGAAGAGAAAATGTAAAAGGATTGAAGAAAAAGCAGAAAAAGAACAACTAAAAGAGAATGTTGATCGGAAATAATGATGTCTGAACATGGTTTCATGGTACGACAtgtttatttttgctttttcttttatctCCAACCACAATCTGTTTGAAAGTGACTACGATTCAACTTTGGGTTCGTTCGAGAAATTTTGTTTGACTGACAGACAATGTTCCCTCTCTCCCACAAGGCCACAAAtccattttttgttttcatactTTCTATACTACCAACTATCAAGACATACAAAATGCAACCAATTCTTTTTTAACAGCCACGAAAATGTCCGGCTATCCCGGGAAGGCCCAAAAGCGAAAGGAACACACCCATATTCGCCTGTACCAACTAAGTTGGCTAGCCCAAGCCATCCATCTCCAGTTACGGGGAAAACCATCCGCCTAAAGATCCCATGCAGTAAAACCCGCACCAAAAATGATTACAAACTTAATGTTAAAAGAAATCTTATTCTAATTGATAACCATGACAGAGATAAGCaaaaaaatttgataaacaGTATCAAAATTCTTAATGACAAAAACAGAACATTAATAACATGAAAACCAGTTATAACCACTGTAATTGTCTTTTAACTTTCAATAGAATCATTCTACTTGCTAAAACATGTAAAACGATGGCTTTTGATCTTCAAATAAGAATTTTCTTAGCAGACACCGTGGAATAAGGCATCAATAACATTTTACATGTGTACCACGTAAAGGATCAAACTTTATTTATTCTGGAGAGAATGATGCATGTACCTACATGTACGGTGTTAATGGATGCACTGTAAATGAAAATTAGTCACCATAACTATACTCCATTCGGCATGTCCATGGGGTAAGAGAGAGGTAAAATGCGCATGTCCACGGGGTAAGAGAGGTAAAATGCAAATAGTCATTACCTTACTCAAATATAGAGAGCCTGTTTTCAACAAAGGAATAGGGGCTTGATAAGCAACCATGTAGACAACAATTGATATGTAGCAAAAACAATAGGTGTCCAAGAATAGGCATCTATAATAGAGTAATGAAGAACAAAGTGTGCATGGGGCCTTGAGATAATGTTCAAAGGGAGCCAAAAATTTGCTTTCTCTCCTAACAaagcaaataaagaaaaaaacatataagaCACCACTCAATCACTACTCACTTGTTATGCAGTAAAGAATAtagaatatttttttgtttacttattAGCTGCCTCTTTATTAAAGCAATACTCTTTGCTTTTAAATTCAAAACATAAAATCCCACCCCACCATCCAATAACCCCCCTCATCTTCATATTCTTATTGTTCTTTGTTCTTTGCTTCTTACACTCATTCACCTTTGCCCACACTAAAAGGAACACTTCCGTTCCTAAGATTACATTCCATAGCTCTCTTGAATTGCATTATCGTGGTACAAAAATGTCGGTTCAACAAGCGGATCAAACCCCGCTAGTTTATCCGGTTTCTGAAATCAGCCCGCCATCACACCACCAGTCTGATGGTTCATTTGGGGCAGTTTTCATAGTTCTGGCAGTTATAGTTGTGGTATCGGCGATTGCTTGCTTTCTTGGTCGGATGTGTAGTAAGCGTCAAAACAAGTCGAAACCATCTAAGCATAGCCGCACGCCTAAAGAGAAAGATATGAAGCATAACCGTAATGCTTTCCAGACTAAAGATGGTGATATAGAGTTTGGTTTTGATAAAAGGTTTTCAAGTGCCAAGGTGGCTTCTAATGGTGAACCAAACATGGGCAGGCCCAACTCGTTTCGTGAACAGAACATGGGTCCACATATGGGTAGGCCTAATTCATTCAAGGAAGCATCTATGGGCAGGCCTGACTCGTTCCGTGAGCCACCTATGGGACGGCCAGACTCATTCAGGGAACCATCTATGGGAAGGCCAAACTCCTTTCGGAAGGGTGAATTTAGAGACGAGCAAGTGAGGTTTGCTGGAAACCAAGATCATGAAATGAATTTCAGATCTGGTACAGGACCACAACATTATTGAATGTAGAAAGTACcttgttgtaacttgtaagataCATTTGGCCAAAGATTGGCTCAGTAGATGTTTTTTAATGGTGGTTGTTATTTCATGTCTATTCATCCTGAATTATGGGATTAATTATGAAGTGCTTATGGATGTAATATCTTCAATCTATGAAGGCTTAAATTCAAGTCATTCTTTTCTCTTTACTTGAGCTAGCTAATTTCTTTCCTAAATCAAAGCATGGTGATAAAACTTATGATAAAAGGTCACAATCGCCAAGGAAATAGTCTACTTACAAAATATATGCAGGGGAGCATAAAATCATTCTCGCAATCTAGAAGCAGAAATTTGACCCATATTCTTACGAATAGATCAATTTGGGTTTTGTTTCATTTCTAAAATTCTAATGattactttaaaaattaaaaaaaaacttaataaggAGATCAGACGGATTAAACAGGTTCCAAGCCTTTCAAAGTATATCTAAGATATCCCAACCCCAGTATTCAAAAGATTAattcaatatttataaatatatagattttataagTAACCATATTTAGCACATCAATTATTTGTGAATAATTAGAAAACATGAATGAAAGTGTTTAGGGTCAATAGCAACTGATCCGGCCCATACTGAATTGCAGGAAAGTAGACAAAGTGGTCTGCATTCTTTACCCAACCCGTCTGCTCTGCCCATATCACCGCCTCTAACCCAATCTATTGACCAATTATAAGACGGGAAGTTCTCACACACCAGTGTCGACTGTTGGGTCCAAATTATGTTTAAAAGATTTAACCACCGTATGATATGCTTAATATGACTAATAAACATGAAAATAATCAGTGAATTATGAACTAGATATATAACTGTGGAAACCATTCATATAACTGATTAAATTTTTTCCCTTAAATAGCATATTCCATGTTAACCAGATTTTAGAACTGACAGGTTATTATTATGTACTAGTTTTAAAGACAAATGTTTCACATGTCACTAGGCCAAAGACTCCTTAATAAGTAAGTTACTACCATTATTGTATCCATATTCAGATGCATATAAATCAAGGGTAAAAAGGGTTCATGTACCTCTTTCAAAATTGATTCTTATCCTCAAGTGAGTCACACATCAGCACAATTCTGAGGCACCAATTGGATGAGCTGAAGTGAACTGGACTGCTTAACACCGAAGGTTCAACCTCAAACAAGAACTCAAGAAAACCTCATATTGAAGTAATAAAGGAAAAAATCAATAGAGAAAACAATACTCTGTTAACAAAGTTTAAATTACTCTAAATACCTGCAGTGCATGCAGAAGATGGAATAAATGAAACTCTAAAGGCTGATTTTTTCACAAGTTCACATTAACTTTTAACTGAATTTTCATTTGCATCCTTTCTATTTTTCTACTATACCTTCCGAAAAGTTGAAGAGATACTCTTACAAATAATAAGATAAGTTTCTCGAATCAACTGAAAAAACTGCATGTTCTGCCATCCTTCATAAAAAATTTCTGCATAAGAAGCTTAGCTGCAACTTCACTAAAGGCATCCCCAGCTTCCAGTTCAGAAAAGTATGAACGTCAACCAGCTAAATATCAACTAAAGCAACTTGATACTAGCTCTGTAGTAGACATATAATAGTTGGAAGAAGCTGTATTCTGAGAAAAACAAAGCATCCAATTTCTCTATACTGGCATCTGACATAACAAAAGTTAACCGAGACTATCAGCAGCTCATGACTATTAGATTCTTCTTCTATTGTCAGTTCGGGGTCTCTTAGAAGATGCTGCTTTCAAGGTCTCTGTATCCGACTCAAtctaaaagatagaaaaaatgttataaagtCCACTTAAATAGATGGAATAAGTTAATTAGTGCTACACACCTTGTTAAGTGTTTCCCTGACCAACCTAACTGTCTGATTCATCGACTCCACTGGAAAGTAATCCTGATATCATAATACATGGCAAAAATTTAGGTTAGCAAACTTCAAGAAACGTTTAACATTGAGGGAATGTCTGGTGGCAGCCTTAGTCTCAAGTTCGACTCATCATATACAACCGCAAATCCCTAATAGATGACAAAATAAGGcaataatataaagaaatttTAACCTGATTAGAAGAAACTGTCGAGGGAAAAGTTCGACCAGGCTGGAGCTCTCTCTGTTCCCTGCAACAAGAACATATACATAATCCACATTACCCCATAAAATTTACGtcttcaaacaaaaacaaagaaaatttgCTATGTAAACCTCTGTTGAAAGTTTGAAGGCTCCGATATGAAATTCGGCTGAGATGAAGTTGCACATGATACAGAATGACTAGAAGAAACTGCAGTCGAAACATTAGGGCCCTTGGACCTTCCAGCTGAAACAACAAAGACAAACCCaaatttcatttctttcacCTAATAAACACACTCTTTATAATAACAGGAAGACGGGAGATAACTTACGATTAAGTCTAGCTAAAACTTCTTTTCGTCTACCTTCCAACTTCTCCTTCGTATCATTTAGGCTCTCGTATTGCGGTGCATACGAGACTTGAAGCTTATTTCCGATAAACACCGAATCATCCAACTTCCTTTTCGCAAACCTAGACCAAATAATAGAAAATTCTGTTTCGATTTGAATCGAGTACGTGTGAATGTCTGTCTGCTTACACAAATATACAGCAAAATAAAGCCGCACCTAGCATTGTTTACTTGACGAAACTTGATCCAATAAACATCAGTAAATGGCTCACAATCTTCATCATCTAGAGGTATAaatctacaaatatatatatatatatatataaatcaatttaaattcactaaacaaacaaataaattatatgcatatatatatttgacataCTGATCAATTTCACCGAATCCTGCAAATAATTTATTCAATTCATCACCACATCCTAATGCCGGAACATTCCTCACGATCAAATACCTAATTTCAAAAGTTAATTAGGGCTccgaaaaacaaacaaattgaAATACTTAaggtatatgtgtgtgtatatatatagtaagatattaagattaagaagcAGTAGAGACTTAGATTCGTCGCAAACGGTATAGACGCGAACAGCAGGTGCCTCGTCTTTGTTGCGCGGCATTTTCCTCCCTCAATTTGGGCTTCAATTTTGAATTTTACGGAATTATATGTTGTCCaaatagttttataaaattacagagtttttttatatatatattttattactcgcatattttatatttatttttttaatatttaaagatGAAGTTTTTGTGACACAAAGcacaatttaaatttaaatagatttaataaacaaatatcgCTAGTCGTGGATAGTATAACAATGTAAATTTATAATTCGAAGTCTATTCAAAATTTACTTTAGTTTCGTAGGTAGAATATTCAAAATCGATCCAAATCTGTTGTGAAAGCACCATTGAAAGATACTTGAGTAGACTTTTAAGTCAAGTTTAACTTTGATAATATACAAGTCGTATATTATGCTAATTTACATAACTGTTGGGTAGCACTTGCAATTAGGATTCGAGTTCAAACTGAACAAGCCCAAACTGGTAGTTGTGATCATAGTTGACTCGAGCCAACGCCaactcaaaattgttaattagTTAACCAAGCATGAGCTTGACAATAAAAGCTCACTCTCATTTCAAGTAAGGTATCCTTGATATATGTGTTTAGTGTTATGGATTTATTGGAGCCTAAATGTTGTTGACCAGCCAACGTGTATATTAGTCTCCAATAAATCCATAACACTAAACACATATACCAGGGATACTTTACACCACTAAGATGTAACCTTCCAAACAGACAGAGCAAAACCAAAATCCAGGAAAACATGGACCAACAATTGCAGCTCAGATTAACAAATTGGACACAAAACCAAAGGCATGGTGATGTTTCTTCTTGCTAAGGCTGTTTGTACAGGGATACAGTTAAGGGTTGCTTGCCTAGATAAGAGGCCAACCCTATGGGGAACCTAACTATTCCATTTATGTACATAATCCGGTGATCTGAAGCAGTAACAATATCTAATTCAGATAT includes the following:
- the LOC122583151 gene encoding uncharacterized protein LOC122583151; this encodes MSVQQADQTPLVYPVSEISPPSHHQSDGSFGAVFIVLAVIVVVSAIACFLGRMCSKRQNKSKPSKHSRTPKEKDMKHNRNAFQTKDGDIEFGFDKRFSSAKVASNGEPNMGRPNSFREQNMGPHMGRPNSFKEASMGRPDSFREPPMGRPDSFREPSMGRPNSFRKGEFRDEQVRFAGNQDHEMNFRSGTGPQHY
- the LOC122583142 gene encoding RNA-binding protein 48 codes for the protein MPRNKDEAPAVRVYTVCDESKYLIVRNVPALGCGDELNKLFAGFGEIDQFIPLDDEDCEPFTDVYWIKFRQVNNARFAKRKLDDSVFIGNKLQVSYAPQYESLNDTKEKLEGRRKEVLARLNPGRSKGPNVSTAVSSSHSVSCATSSQPNFISEPSNFQQREQRELQPGRTFPSTVSSNQDYFPVESMNQTVRLVRETLNKIESDTETLKAASSKRPRTDNRRRI